The Corynebacterium poyangense genome includes a window with the following:
- the rplI gene encoding 50S ribosomal protein L9, with product MKLILTAAVDNLGVAGDIVEVKDGYGRNLLLPRGLAIPATRGAVKQIEGIKRAQEARAIRDLDHAHEVRKQLDELRGVTVKVRTSEKGKIFGSVKPEDIAQAVSAAGGPKLDKRAIELPKTLIKSTGSYQVIVKLHNDISGKVNFEVVSA from the coding sequence ATGAAGCTGATCCTCACCGCTGCCGTTGATAACCTCGGTGTCGCTGGTGACATCGTGGAGGTTAAGGACGGCTACGGACGTAATCTCCTGCTTCCCCGCGGTTTAGCTATTCCCGCAACCCGCGGTGCGGTGAAGCAGATTGAAGGCATTAAGCGTGCCCAGGAGGCTCGGGCTATCCGAGATCTCGATCATGCACATGAGGTTCGCAAACAGCTAGATGAGCTGCGCGGCGTGACCGTGAAGGTCCGCACCTCTGAAAAAGGCAAAATCTTCGGTTCTGTGAAGCCGGAAGACATCGCTCAAGCTGTGAGTGCAGCTGGCGGGCCGAAATTGGACAAGCGTGCCATTGAATTGCCGAAGACTCTGATTAAGAGCACTGGTAGCTACCAGGTCATTGTGAAGCTTCACAATGATATTTCCGGCAAGGTGAATTTTGAGGTCGTCTCTGCCTAA